Proteins from a single region of Burkholderiales bacterium:
- a CDS encoding NnrS family protein, which yields MQDARATAESAPGPIQLLATVPHRFFFLSGVTALAVDALWWTWTLVARTGWPAPPVSVSPTALHAFVMLFGFAPLFMFGFLFTAGPRWLGIGPPPPGAWRPAGIAAALASIAIVPLQALPPIATQIAAGVYALAWAALLAQFVRLIRRSIVPDKVHTRLIAVAFAAGIAGVASFALAGAAAHAFVKLAGLWFFLLPVFVVVCHRMIPFFTANVVPFVTAFRPWWLLAAMAAAPAAHGVIEALGLGAWTLVVDLPAAVLLFGVTARWGIARSLSNRLLAMLHLGFVWYGIGFALYTVAAIMVLAGGASLGFAPMHALTMGFASSLVLAMVTRVSCGHTGRPLVADGTTWALFLLLQVATVARIASEFLPGGVALAIAAVLFALSVVPWSFKYAPLYWRAREDGAPG from the coding sequence ATGCAAGACGCCCGCGCCACCGCCGAATCCGCTCCGGGCCCGATCCAACTTCTCGCCACGGTTCCGCACCGGTTCTTCTTCCTCTCCGGGGTGACCGCGCTCGCCGTCGACGCGCTGTGGTGGACCTGGACGCTCGTCGCACGCACCGGATGGCCCGCGCCGCCGGTGTCGGTCTCGCCGACCGCGTTGCATGCGTTCGTGATGCTGTTCGGCTTCGCGCCGCTCTTCATGTTCGGCTTCCTGTTCACCGCCGGACCGCGCTGGCTCGGCATCGGGCCGCCGCCGCCCGGCGCCTGGCGACCGGCGGGCATCGCCGCGGCGCTGGCCTCGATCGCGATCGTGCCGCTGCAGGCGCTGCCGCCGATCGCGACGCAGATCGCCGCGGGCGTCTACGCGCTCGCGTGGGCGGCGCTGCTCGCGCAGTTCGTCCGCCTGATCCGCCGGAGCATCGTTCCCGACAAGGTGCATACCCGGCTCATCGCCGTCGCGTTCGCGGCGGGGATTGCGGGCGTCGCGTCGTTCGCGCTCGCCGGCGCCGCGGCGCACGCGTTCGTGAAACTCGCCGGACTGTGGTTCTTCCTGCTGCCGGTGTTCGTCGTCGTCTGCCACCGGATGATTCCGTTCTTCACCGCGAACGTCGTTCCGTTCGTCACGGCGTTTCGTCCGTGGTGGCTGCTCGCCGCGATGGCGGCGGCGCCGGCCGCGCACGGCGTCATCGAGGCGCTGGGCCTCGGAGCATGGACGCTCGTCGTCGACCTGCCGGCCGCCGTGCTGCTCTTCGGCGTGACCGCTCGCTGGGGCATCGCGCGGAGCCTCTCGAACCGCCTGCTCGCGATGCTGCACCTGGGCTTCGTCTGGTACGGCATCGGGTTCGCGCTGTACACGGTCGCGGCGATCATGGTGCTCGCGGGCGGCGCGAGCCTGGGATTCGCGCCGATGCATGCGCTGACGATGGGGTTCGCGTCGTCGCTCGTGCTCGCGATGGTGACGCGGGTGAGCTGCGGCCACACCGGCCGGCCGCTCGTGGCGGACGGCACGACCTGGGCGCTCTTCCTGCTGCTCCAGGTCGCGACGGTCGCGCGCATCGCGTCGGAGTTCCTCCCCGGCGGCGTCGCGCTCGCGATCGCCGCGGTGCTCTTCGCATTGAGCGTGGTCCCGTGGTCGTTCAAGTACGCGCCGCTCTACTGGCGAGCGCGCGAGGACGGAGCGCCGGGCTGA
- a CDS encoding nitronate monooxygenase: MLKGRLLLPVVQGGMGVGVSAHRLAGAVASLGATGTIASVDLRRHHDDLMAASRNAAKDIVDRANLEALDREIRNAKAIAQGRGSIAVNVMRAVSEYPAYVRRACESGADAIVVGAGLPLDLPELAADWPGVALVPILSDARGVALVVRKWMRKGRLPDAIVIEHPRHAGGHLGAARIEDLGDPRYEFERVLPEVLAFFRAEGIGERAIPLVPAGGINSHERVRELIGLGASAVQVGTAFAVTEEGDAAPAFKRVLADAGPSDIVEFVSVAGLPARAVRTPWLERYLAMLPKLTEAARRKPRCTLKFDCLIQCGLRDGIAKIGQFCIDTQLASALKGDLARGLFFRGAGALPFGKEIRPVRDLVEYLLTGVRRPAPVLP, from the coding sequence GTGCTGAAGGGCCGTCTGCTGCTGCCGGTCGTGCAGGGCGGCATGGGCGTCGGCGTCTCCGCGCACCGGCTCGCCGGCGCCGTCGCATCGCTCGGCGCGACCGGCACCATCGCCTCGGTCGACCTGCGGCGCCACCACGACGACCTGATGGCGGCAAGCCGCAACGCGGCGAAGGACATCGTCGACCGCGCGAACCTCGAGGCGCTCGATCGCGAGATCCGCAACGCGAAGGCGATCGCGCAGGGACGCGGCTCGATCGCCGTGAACGTCATGCGCGCGGTGTCCGAGTATCCGGCCTACGTGCGCCGCGCCTGCGAGAGCGGCGCCGACGCGATCGTCGTCGGCGCCGGCCTGCCGCTCGACCTGCCGGAACTCGCCGCGGACTGGCCCGGTGTCGCGCTCGTCCCGATCCTCTCCGACGCGCGCGGCGTCGCGCTCGTCGTGCGCAAGTGGATGCGCAAGGGGCGGTTGCCCGACGCGATCGTGATCGAGCATCCGCGCCATGCGGGCGGGCACCTCGGCGCGGCGAGGATCGAGGACCTCGGCGACCCGCGCTACGAGTTCGAGCGCGTGCTGCCCGAGGTGCTCGCGTTCTTCCGCGCGGAAGGCATCGGCGAACGCGCGATCCCGCTCGTCCCCGCGGGCGGCATCAACAGCCACGAGCGCGTGCGCGAACTGATCGGCTTGGGCGCGTCCGCCGTCCAGGTCGGCACGGCGTTCGCGGTGACCGAGGAAGGCGACGCAGCGCCGGCGTTCAAGCGCGTGCTCGCCGACGCGGGTCCCTCGGACATCGTCGAGTTCGTGAGCGTCGCCGGACTCCCGGCGCGCGCGGTGCGCACGCCCTGGCTCGAGCGCTACCTCGCGATGCTGCCGAAACTGACCGAGGCCGCGCGCAGGAAGCCGCGCTGCACGCTCAAGTTCGACTGCCTGATCCAGTGCGGTCTGCGCGACGGCATCGCGAAGATCGGCCAGTTCTGCATCGACACGCAGCTCGCCTCCGCGCTCAAGGGCGATCTCGCGCGCGGACTCTTCTTTCGCGGCGCGGGCGCGCTGCCGTTCGGGAAGGAGATCCGTCCGGTCCGCGACCTGGTCGAGTACCTGCTCACCGGCGTGCGCCGCCCGGCTCCCGTGCTACCGTAG
- the argF gene encoding ornithine carbamoyltransferase, which translates to MPPVPTRHFLQFSDFSAAELAHLFARTRWIKDRFKRYELYQPLRDRTLAMVFEKASTRTRVSFEAGMNQLGGIAINLNRHDTQLSRGEPIEDVARVISRMVDVVMIRTFGQDIIERFAAHSRVPVINGLTNEHHPCQILADVYTFIEHRGDLRGRTVAWIGDANNMLTSWLQAAAALDFRVHVSSPVGYEVKRSELPAPIAERCESFADPRDACRGADLVTTDVWTSMGFEAENDARRRAFADWQVDAGMMRAAKPDALFMHCLPAHRGEEVAAEVIDGPQSVVWDEAENRLHAQKALLEYLVCGRVE; encoded by the coding sequence ATGCCCCCGGTCCCGACCCGACATTTCCTGCAGTTCTCCGATTTCTCGGCCGCGGAGCTCGCGCACCTGTTCGCGCGCACGCGCTGGATCAAGGACCGGTTCAAACGCTACGAGCTCTATCAGCCGCTTCGCGACCGCACGCTGGCGATGGTGTTCGAGAAGGCGAGCACGCGCACGCGCGTGTCGTTCGAGGCCGGCATGAACCAACTGGGCGGCATCGCGATCAACCTGAACCGCCACGACACCCAGCTCTCGCGCGGCGAGCCGATCGAGGACGTCGCACGCGTGATCAGCCGCATGGTCGACGTCGTGATGATCCGCACCTTCGGGCAGGACATCATCGAGCGCTTCGCCGCGCACTCGCGCGTGCCGGTCATCAACGGGCTCACCAACGAGCACCACCCCTGCCAGATCCTGGCGGACGTGTACACGTTCATCGAGCACCGCGGCGACCTCCGCGGGCGCACGGTCGCGTGGATCGGCGACGCGAACAACATGCTGACGAGCTGGCTGCAGGCCGCCGCCGCGCTCGACTTCCGCGTGCACGTGAGCTCGCCGGTCGGCTACGAAGTGAAGCGCTCCGAGCTGCCGGCGCCGATCGCCGAGCGCTGCGAGTCGTTCGCCGATCCGCGCGACGCGTGCCGCGGCGCGGACCTCGTCACCACCGACGTGTGGACGAGCATGGGCTTCGAAGCCGAGAACGACGCGCGCCGCCGCGCCTTCGCCGACTGGCAGGTCGACGCCGGCATGATGCGCGCGGCGAAGCCCGACGCGCTGTTCATGCACTGCCTGCCCGCGCACCGCGGCGAGGAAGTCGCCGCCGAGGTGATCGACGGTCCGCAGAGCGTCGTGTGGGACGAGGCGGAGAACCGCCTGCACGCGCAGAAGGCGCTGCTCGAGTACCTCGTCTGCGGACGCGTCGAATGA
- a CDS encoding glycosyltransferase family 2 protein — MLALFIVTRNEGELLRLNLDHHLRSGFDHVLIADNESTDGTRDVIASFGSAVTSMTVVRPNDRYEALGLLARRIESRLAHDSWIAFSDTDEFWWAPKPSLRALLDRVSPEIALVNSPAKHYVPTEIDAATGPVYTRMRHRATEPDAPPYAGYTNGKSLYRAAWVLEHRVTDAHWCPEVPHPRRRQTSAPIVHHYPIDGAEDFVKTVTSLDRWGMVLEPTASGQPQAANDRLGETKKLWWRIYREGGEAALREYYRSTYVVPSSGLPARIDAGRIVRDDAFADWCALRSARAPIALHGT, encoded by the coding sequence GTGCTCGCCCTGTTCATCGTGACGCGCAACGAAGGTGAACTGCTCCGGTTGAACCTCGACCATCATCTGCGAAGCGGCTTCGACCACGTCCTGATCGCCGACAACGAGAGTACCGACGGCACTCGGGACGTCATCGCATCGTTCGGGAGCGCGGTGACCTCGATGACCGTGGTCCGGCCCAATGACCGATACGAGGCGCTGGGCCTGCTCGCGCGGCGGATCGAGTCCAGGCTTGCACACGACTCGTGGATCGCCTTCTCCGATACCGACGAATTCTGGTGGGCGCCGAAACCGTCGCTGCGAGCGCTGCTCGACCGCGTGTCGCCCGAGATCGCGCTCGTCAATTCGCCGGCGAAACACTACGTCCCGACGGAAATCGACGCGGCCACCGGTCCCGTGTACACGAGGATGCGCCACCGCGCCACCGAACCGGACGCGCCGCCGTACGCGGGCTACACGAACGGGAAGTCGCTGTATCGGGCCGCCTGGGTACTCGAGCATCGAGTGACGGACGCCCATTGGTGTCCGGAGGTTCCGCATCCGCGTCGGCGGCAGACGAGCGCGCCGATCGTGCATCATTACCCGATCGACGGCGCGGAAGACTTCGTGAAGACGGTCACGTCGCTGGATCGCTGGGGCATGGTGCTCGAGCCGACGGCGTCCGGCCAGCCGCAGGCCGCGAACGACCGACTGGGCGAAACCAAGAAGCTCTGGTGGCGGATCTACCGGGAAGGCGGCGAGGCGGCGCTTCGAGAGTACTATCGCTCGACCTACGTCGTGCCGTCGTCCGGGCTTCCGGCCCGGATCGATGCCGGCAGGATCGTGCGCGACGACGCGTTCGCCGATTGGTGTGCGCTGCGATCGGCGCGCGCGCCGATCGCGCTCCACGGCACATGA
- a CDS encoding tripartite tricarboxylate transporter substrate binding protein translates to MAQAQSWPDKPVHILVPAPAGSSLDVLARAIGEKLTARFGQPVVVENKPGAGGAVATGEVVRAPADGSVMLLGFNGPLATGPLIAKVPYDVRKDLAPVIITSSQPNVLAVNASLPVTTVPELAAWAKANPGKLNFASVGNGSSSHLNAELLKSMGGFEAVHIPFNGSPPAVLATVQGETQMIFAVMQPLQAQVKAGKLRAIAVTTPKRFPLLPDLPAIAETYPGFEALAWNGLVVPAATPPAVVQKINAEVGAILKDPEIVKKMNAFGFDLVGGTPADFAALIEGEAARWTPVVKKLGIKVD, encoded by the coding sequence ATGGCGCAGGCCCAATCCTGGCCCGACAAGCCGGTCCACATCCTCGTGCCGGCCCCGGCGGGCAGTTCGCTCGACGTGCTCGCGCGCGCGATCGGCGAGAAGCTGACCGCCAGGTTCGGCCAGCCGGTCGTCGTCGAGAACAAGCCCGGCGCCGGCGGCGCGGTGGCGACCGGGGAGGTCGTGCGCGCCCCGGCGGACGGCAGCGTGATGCTGCTCGGGTTCAACGGCCCGCTCGCGACCGGCCCGCTGATCGCCAAGGTGCCCTACGACGTCCGGAAGGACCTCGCGCCGGTCATCATCACGTCGAGCCAGCCGAACGTGCTCGCGGTCAACGCGAGCCTGCCGGTGACGACGGTGCCCGAACTGGCCGCGTGGGCGAAGGCGAATCCCGGCAAGCTCAACTTCGCGTCGGTCGGCAACGGCAGCTCGTCGCACCTGAACGCGGAGCTCCTGAAGTCGATGGGCGGCTTCGAGGCCGTGCACATCCCGTTCAACGGGTCGCCGCCCGCCGTGCTCGCGACCGTGCAGGGCGAGACGCAGATGATCTTCGCGGTGATGCAGCCGCTGCAGGCGCAGGTCAAGGCGGGCAAGCTCCGCGCGATCGCGGTGACGACGCCCAAGCGCTTCCCGCTGCTGCCCGACCTGCCCGCGATCGCGGAGACCTATCCCGGATTCGAGGCGCTCGCGTGGAACGGGTTGGTCGTGCCCGCCGCGACCCCGCCCGCCGTGGTCCAGAAGATCAACGCGGAAGTCGGCGCGATCCTCAAGGATCCGGAGATCGTGAAGAAGATGAACGCGTTCGGCTTCGACCTCGTCGGCGGCACGCCCGCCGATTTCGCCGCGCTCATCGAGGGCGAGGCCGCGCGCTGGACGCCGGTCGTGAAGAAGCTCGGCATCAAGGTCGACTGA
- the argG gene encoding argininosuccinate synthase, whose amino-acid sequence MSRILPSLPVGQKVGIAFSGGLDTSAALHWMRARGAIPYAYTANLGQPDEPDYDDIPRRALQYGAEVARLVDCRAALVAEGIAAIQAGAFHISTAGATYFNTTPLGRAVTGTMLVVAMREDDVHIWGDGSTYKGNDIERFYRYGLLANPGLRIYKPWLDARFIDELGGRKEMSEYLTRAGFAYKMSVEKAYSTDSNLLGATHEAKDLEFLDRGIRIVQPIMGVAFWRDEVAVKAETVSVRFDEGRPVALNGQTFADEVALLLEANAIGGRHGLGMSDQIENRIIEAKSRGVYEAPGMALLHIAYERLVTGIHNEDTIEQYRDHGRRLGRLLYQGRWFDPQAMMLRETAQRWIARAVTGEVTLELRRGNDYSILNTESPNLTYKPERLTMEKGEEVFFTPADRIGQLTMRNLDIADTREKLITYAKTGLIAPTGSSPLPRLSDGGKPK is encoded by the coding sequence ATGTCGCGCATCCTTCCCTCGCTCCCCGTCGGCCAGAAAGTGGGCATCGCCTTCTCGGGCGGGCTCGACACGAGCGCGGCGCTGCACTGGATGCGCGCGCGCGGTGCGATCCCCTACGCCTACACCGCGAACCTGGGACAGCCGGACGAGCCCGACTACGATGACATTCCCCGCCGCGCGTTGCAATACGGCGCGGAGGTCGCGCGCCTCGTCGACTGCCGCGCGGCGCTCGTCGCCGAGGGCATCGCCGCGATCCAGGCGGGCGCGTTCCACATCTCGACCGCCGGCGCGACGTACTTCAACACGACGCCGCTCGGTCGCGCGGTCACCGGCACGATGCTCGTCGTCGCGATGCGCGAGGACGACGTGCACATCTGGGGCGACGGCAGCACGTACAAGGGCAACGACATCGAGCGCTTCTACCGCTACGGACTCCTCGCGAATCCGGGCCTGCGCATCTACAAGCCCTGGCTCGACGCGCGGTTCATCGACGAACTGGGCGGCCGCAAGGAGATGTCCGAGTACCTCACCCGCGCGGGCTTCGCCTACAAGATGAGCGTGGAGAAGGCGTACTCGACCGACTCGAACCTGCTCGGCGCGACCCACGAGGCGAAGGACCTCGAGTTCCTCGACCGCGGCATCCGCATCGTGCAGCCGATCATGGGCGTCGCGTTCTGGCGCGACGAGGTCGCGGTGAAGGCGGAGACCGTCAGCGTGCGCTTCGACGAGGGCCGGCCGGTCGCGCTGAACGGCCAGACGTTCGCCGACGAGGTCGCGCTCCTGCTCGAGGCCAACGCGATCGGCGGCCGGCACGGGCTCGGCATGAGCGACCAGATCGAGAACCGCATCATCGAGGCGAAGAGCCGCGGCGTCTACGAGGCGCCCGGAATGGCGCTGCTGCACATCGCCTACGAGCGGCTCGTCACCGGCATCCACAACGAGGACACGATCGAGCAGTACCGCGACCACGGGCGCCGGCTCGGCCGGCTGCTCTACCAGGGCCGCTGGTTCGACCCGCAGGCGATGATGCTGCGCGAGACCGCGCAGCGCTGGATCGCGCGCGCGGTGACGGGCGAGGTGACGCTGGAACTGCGCCGCGGCAACGATTACTCGATCCTGAACACCGAGAGCCCCAACCTCACCTACAAGCCCGAGCGGCTCACGATGGAGAAGGGCGAAGAGGTGTTCTTCACGCCGGCCGACCGCATCGGGCAGCTCACGATGCGCAATCTCGACATCGCCGACACGCGCGAGAAGCTCATCACCTACGCCAAGACCGGCCTCATCGCGCCGACCGGCTCGTCGCCGCTGCCGCGCCTGTCCGACGGCGGCAAGCCGAAGTAG
- a CDS encoding AAA family ATPase: MHRALQEVRRMDTVIPIADLQPIYSVAEVERASEDGAAKRNEGLKSWYERMRELGGSRYIIKPSTTAAVDDLAEGSPNFTGVIDDLRKSLALAIAGHEAVQFLPLLLLGEPGLGKTHFAKRLAQALGTGYEFVSMNSLTAGWVLTGASSQWNHARPGRVAQTLVEGEYANPVIVLDEIDKAGGDQRYDPMGALYALLERDTAAHFKDEFVDVDMDASHILWVATANDESAIPEPILNRMNVYAIERPDAAGSRRIALSVYREILDAHHWSFPPEPSEGVVERLAAIPPRDMKKLLLDAFGTAQLAGRDHLVPEDIDAKKLCGRRARVGF; this comes from the coding sequence ATGCATCGCGCTCTCCAGGAGGTCCGACGGATGGACACCGTGATCCCGATCGCCGACCTGCAGCCCATCTATTCGGTCGCGGAGGTCGAGCGCGCGTCCGAGGACGGCGCGGCGAAGCGCAACGAGGGACTGAAGAGCTGGTACGAGCGCATGCGCGAACTCGGCGGCTCGCGCTACATCATCAAGCCGTCCACGACCGCGGCGGTCGACGACCTGGCGGAGGGGTCGCCCAACTTCACCGGGGTGATCGACGACCTCCGCAAGTCGCTCGCGCTCGCGATCGCCGGGCACGAGGCGGTGCAGTTCCTGCCGCTGCTGCTCCTCGGAGAGCCGGGACTCGGCAAGACCCATTTCGCGAAGCGCCTCGCGCAGGCGCTCGGGACGGGCTACGAATTCGTCTCGATGAATTCGCTGACCGCCGGCTGGGTCCTCACCGGCGCCTCGTCGCAGTGGAACCACGCGCGCCCCGGCCGTGTCGCACAGACGCTGGTCGAAGGCGAGTACGCGAACCCGGTGATCGTGCTGGACGAGATCGACAAGGCCGGCGGCGACCAACGCTACGACCCGATGGGCGCGCTCTACGCGCTCCTCGAACGCGACACCGCGGCGCACTTCAAGGACGAGTTCGTCGACGTCGACATGGACGCCTCGCACATCCTGTGGGTCGCGACGGCGAACGACGAGAGCGCGATCCCGGAGCCGATCCTCAACCGGATGAACGTCTACGCGATCGAACGGCCGGACGCCGCCGGATCACGGCGCATCGCGCTCTCGGTCTACCGCGAGATCCTGGACGCGCATCACTGGTCGTTTCCGCCCGAGCCGTCGGAAGGCGTGGTGGAGCGCCTGGCGGCGATTCCGCCGCGCGACATGAAGAAGCTGCTGCTCGACGCGTTCGGCACCGCGCAGCTCGCCGGCCGCGACCACCTGGTTCCCGAGGACATCGACGCGAAGAAGCTCTGCGGACGGCGGGCGCGCGTCGGCTTCTGA
- a CDS encoding YajQ family cyclic di-GMP-binding protein: MPSFDIVSEVNTVEVRNAMDQANKEITNRFDFKGSDARVELADKVLTLFADDEFKLKQVTDILVGKLAKRGVDTRALESKDAEKISGNKVKQVVTVRTGIEQELAKKIQRTIKDSKLKVQASIQGDAVRVAGAKRDDLQAAIALVRKSVTDFPLQYQNFRD, encoded by the coding sequence ATGCCCAGTTTCGACATCGTCTCGGAAGTCAACACGGTCGAGGTCCGCAACGCGATGGACCAGGCCAACAAGGAGATCACCAACCGCTTCGACTTCAAGGGCTCCGACGCCCGGGTCGAACTCGCCGACAAGGTGCTGACGCTCTTCGCCGACGACGAGTTCAAGCTGAAGCAGGTCACCGACATCCTGGTCGGGAAGCTCGCGAAGCGCGGCGTCGACACGCGCGCGCTCGAATCGAAGGATGCGGAGAAGATCTCGGGCAACAAGGTCAAGCAGGTGGTCACCGTGCGCACCGGCATCGAGCAGGAGCTCGCGAAGAAGATCCAGCGCACGATCAAGGACAGCAAGCTCAAGGTCCAGGCGTCGATCCAGGGCGACGCGGTGCGCGTCGCGGGCGCCAAGCGCGACGACCTGCAGGCGGCGATCGCGCTGGTGCGCAAGTCCGTCACCGACTTCCCGCTCCAGTACCAGAATTTCCGCGATTGA
- a CDS encoding DUF3501 family protein — protein MPGNVPIHPKPAGAARPRPARITPASLLTLEAYAKARKDFRAKVIAHKKARTVHLAEHLTLQFEDELTMRYQIQEMLRIERIFEEEGIRGEIDVYDPLVPDGSNLKATMLIEYEDADERKRALARLKGVEDRVWVAVDGHERVFAVADEDLDRETDEKTSSVHFLRFEFTPAMVAAVKHGAALAMGVDHPAMSASIAAVGSATRESLVRDFA, from the coding sequence ATGCCCGGCAACGTGCCGATCCATCCGAAGCCGGCGGGCGCGGCGCGTCCGCGTCCCGCGCGCATCACGCCCGCGTCGCTCTTGACGCTCGAGGCCTACGCGAAGGCGCGCAAGGACTTCCGCGCGAAGGTGATCGCGCACAAGAAGGCGCGCACCGTCCACCTCGCGGAGCACCTGACGCTGCAGTTCGAGGACGAGCTCACGATGCGCTACCAGATCCAGGAGATGCTGCGCATCGAGCGGATCTTCGAGGAGGAGGGCATCCGCGGCGAGATCGACGTCTACGACCCGCTCGTGCCCGACGGGTCGAACCTCAAGGCGACGATGCTGATCGAATACGAGGACGCCGACGAGCGCAAGCGCGCGCTCGCCCGCCTGAAGGGCGTCGAGGATCGCGTGTGGGTCGCGGTGGACGGCCACGAGCGCGTCTTCGCCGTCGCCGACGAGGACCTCGACCGCGAGACCGACGAGAAGACCTCGTCGGTGCATTTCCTGCGCTTCGAGTTCACGCCCGCGATGGTCGCGGCCGTCAAGCACGGGGCGGCGCTCGCGATGGGCGTCGACCATCCGGCGATGTCCGCGTCGATCGCTGCGGTCGGAAGCGCGACGCGCGAATCGCTCGTGCGCGATTTCGCCTGA
- a CDS encoding Fe-S oxidoreductase, translating into MTTAAAPKQEGNLAAPTRHAIAWRDPEFYDEAAFLKEAERIFDICHGCRRCVSLCGAFPTLFDLVDASTTLEVDGVAKADYAKVVDQCYLCDLCYMTKCPYVPPHPWNVDFPHTMLRGKAIRFRQRGASFRDGLLSGTDRLGRLATIPIVVKAVNWANGNGAMRTLMDRTLGVAAGAALPPYDADGFRATAQSSLAWPVRDGERTPGKVALFATCYVEYNEPGIGRDLCKVLAHNEVPYRIVEKEACCGMPKLELGDLDTVERLKEVNIPPLAKLAREGYAILTAVPSCTLMFKQELPLLFPDEPDVALVANAMFDPFEYLVLRDRDGLLRKDFKQPLGKVSYHIPCHSRVQNVGQKTREVLEWVPGTEVNTVERCAGHDGTWGVKSEFFEMSMKIGKPVFRQMASTAPDVIASDCPIAGRRIEQGIDALGERAGRKEHPITLVRRAYGLD; encoded by the coding sequence ATGACCACTGCCGCCGCCCCCAAGCAGGAAGGCAACCTCGCCGCCCCGACACGCCATGCGATCGCGTGGCGCGACCCGGAATTCTACGACGAAGCCGCGTTCCTGAAGGAAGCGGAGCGGATCTTCGACATCTGCCACGGCTGCCGCCGCTGCGTGAGCCTGTGCGGCGCTTTCCCCACGCTCTTCGACCTGGTCGACGCGAGCACGACGCTCGAGGTCGACGGCGTGGCGAAGGCCGACTACGCGAAGGTGGTCGACCAGTGCTACCTGTGCGACCTCTGCTACATGACGAAGTGCCCGTACGTGCCGCCGCATCCGTGGAACGTCGACTTCCCGCACACGATGCTGCGCGGGAAGGCGATCCGCTTCCGCCAGCGCGGCGCGTCGTTCCGCGACGGGCTCCTCTCCGGCACCGACCGGCTGGGCAGGCTCGCGACCATTCCGATCGTGGTCAAGGCGGTGAACTGGGCGAACGGCAACGGCGCGATGCGCACGCTGATGGACCGCACGCTCGGCGTCGCGGCCGGCGCGGCGCTGCCGCCCTACGACGCCGATGGCTTCCGCGCCACCGCGCAGTCGTCGCTCGCCTGGCCGGTGCGCGACGGCGAGCGCACGCCGGGCAAGGTCGCGCTGTTCGCGACCTGCTACGTCGAATACAACGAGCCGGGCATCGGCCGCGACCTGTGCAAGGTGCTCGCGCACAACGAGGTGCCGTACCGGATCGTCGAGAAGGAGGCGTGCTGCGGCATGCCCAAGCTCGAACTGGGCGACCTCGATACGGTCGAACGGCTGAAGGAGGTCAACATCCCGCCGCTCGCGAAGCTCGCCCGCGAGGGTTACGCGATCCTGACGGCCGTCCCGTCGTGCACGCTCATGTTCAAGCAGGAACTCCCGCTCCTCTTCCCCGACGAACCCGACGTGGCGCTCGTGGCCAACGCGATGTTCGACCCGTTCGAGTATCTCGTGCTGCGCGACCGCGACGGGCTCTTGCGGAAGGACTTCAAGCAGCCGCTCGGCAAGGTGAGCTACCACATCCCCTGCCACTCGCGCGTCCAGAACGTCGGCCAGAAGACGCGCGAGGTCCTCGAATGGGTGCCCGGCACCGAGGTGAACACGGTCGAGCGCTGCGCCGGCCACGACGGCACCTGGGGCGTGAAGAGCGAGTTCTTCGAGATGTCGATGAAGATCGGCAAGCCCGTCTTCCGGCAGATGGCGTCGACGGCGCCCGACGTCATCGCCTCCGACTGTCCGATCGCCGGCCGGCGCATCGAGCAGGGCATCGACGCGCTGGGCGAGCGCGCGGGCCGCAAGGAACACCCGATCACGCTCGTCCGCCGCGCCTACGGACTCGACTGA
- a CDS encoding rubrerythrin translates to MKPLKGTKTHQNLKDAFAGESQANRRYLYFANKADVEGQNDVAALFRSTAEGETGHAHGHLDYLAQVGDPATDLPIGNSRQNLKAAVAGETHEYTDMYPGMAKAARDEHFDEIADWFETLAKAERSHANRFQKALDSLAD, encoded by the coding sequence ATGAAGCCGCTGAAGGGTACCAAGACGCACCAGAACCTGAAGGACGCGTTCGCGGGCGAATCGCAGGCGAACCGCCGCTACCTGTATTTCGCGAACAAGGCCGACGTCGAAGGTCAGAACGACGTCGCTGCGCTGTTCCGCTCGACCGCCGAAGGCGAGACCGGCCATGCGCACGGTCACCTCGACTACCTCGCCCAGGTGGGCGACCCGGCGACCGACCTGCCGATCGGCAACTCGCGTCAGAACCTCAAGGCCGCGGTCGCCGGCGAGACGCACGAGTACACCGACATGTACCCGGGCATGGCGAAGGCGGCGCGCGACGAGCACTTCGACGAGATCGCCGACTGGTTCGAGACGTTGGCGAAGGCGGAGCGGTCGCACGCGAATCGCTTCCAGAAGGCCCTGGACTCGTTGGCTGACTGA